A window of Dehalococcoidia bacterium genomic DNA:
ATCTGGTGGACGGCGCGGCGGATTGTCGCCGGGTCGCGGCCGATCTCCTCGCAGTAGCGGTCGAGGATGGCGCTCTTGCGCCTGAAGTCTTCTACGTTCGCAGAAGACTCCCAGATGTCGGCGTGGCGGGCGACATTCTTGAGCGCGAGCTGCTCGCCGCTCGCGCCGATGAGGATCGGCGGATGCGGCCGCTGGATCGGGAATGGCTCGCAGACCGCTTCATGGATACGGTGATAGCGGCCTTCGAAGGTGGGAGCGGGCTCGGTCCACATCTTGCGGATGATCTGGATCGCTTCGCCGAGGGCGCGAATGCGGTCGGCCTGCGGCGCGAGCTCCCAGCCATAGCGGGTGAATTCGCGCTTGGCATTCGGCGACCCCGCGCCAAGCCCGAGGATCAGCCGGCCGTGGCTCATCACGTCGATCGTCGCGCCCATCTTGGCGATGAGCGCCGGGTTGCGCCAAGGAGTGCAGACCACGAGAGTGCCGAGTTTGACGCGCTGGGTGTCGCGCGCCAAGCCGGCGAGGGTGGTGAACACTTCTAGACAGTTCGGGTCGCCCGTTGTCTCAGGAATGGCGACGTGGTCGCGGATCCAGATCGAGTCGAAGCCGGCGGCCTCGGCCGCCCGCGCCTGCGCCGCTGCGTCGTCGTAGCGTGCCAGCCCCGTCTCCACTCGACAGCCAAACGATCGATTGCTCACCGTTCCTCCCATCGTGCAGCCGCGAGGCAGCATACGGGACGGTCAGCAGCAAGGCAACAGCACCCGGCGTGACGAAGTATTGGGCTGAAGCTTGCGCAACGTAGAAAAATCAGATAGTTCTAGGCTATTATGGTTCGATTGCCGAATAGTGCTTTCGGAGGAAGGAAGAATGCGCCCCGGCCGCGGTCTCCTGTTAGGCCTGCTCGCTGCAGGCGTCGTGCTGGGCCTAGGGTATCGCTGGATGGGCTCGCGAGCGTACGCGGACGCGGTAGCCCTCCAGCTGGCAGACCGCTGCGCTGAGGCGATCCCGCGGTTTCAGCAGGTCGTAGACCTGTACGATGATTTCTCAGATCTGACCCAAGCGGCGAGGCAGCAGATCGATCTTTGCGAGCAACTCGTGCGCGCTGATACTGCGCGGGCCGCTGCGCGCTGGCGAGACGCCGTCCGCGGCTATCAAGCGGCGGCGCGCGCGGCAGCCGGTCAGCCATTCGAAGCCGTTCTCCTCAGGCGACTGGCGGACATTCAGCCGGAATACCGCAGTGCGGCGGAGAAAGCGTACGCGGATGCGGTGGCGGTCCAGTTAGCGGGCCGTTGCCTCGATTCTTTCTCCCTCTTCCAGACGGTCATAGAGTTGTACAACGACTTCTCGGACCTGACCCAATCAGCGAGGCAGCAGATCGATATCTGCGCCCAAGTAGTGCGCGCAGACAATGCGCGGAATAGCGGGCGCTGGCAAGAGGCCGTCCGCGGCTACCAGGCGGCGGCGCGCGCCGCCGCCGGTCAGCCAGCTGAGGTTGTCCCGCTCGGCCGGCTCGCGGATCTC
This region includes:
- a CDS encoding LLM class flavin-dependent oxidoreductase; translated protein: MSNRSFGCRVETGLARYDDAAAQARAAEAAGFDSIWIRDHVAIPETTGDPNCLEVFTTLAGLARDTQRVKLGTLVVCTPWRNPALIAKMGATIDVMSHGRLILGLGAGSPNAKREFTRYGWELAPQADRIRALGEAIQIIRKMWTEPAPTFEGRYHRIHEAVCEPFPIQRPHPPILIGASGEQLALKNVARHADIWESSANVEDFRRKSAILDRYCEEIGRDPATIRRAVHQMIIVDEPGKAEERLQRIIASRPEQRSLLQRANLGSPEQVAERIRPYFEAGASLFIAFFWDISHAAQMESIERFGREVIPLLR